The stretch of DNA TAGGTCCTGTCGTTTCTGTAGAGATTAGGTCGTCTGTTTCTGTAGGTTAGGTCTGCCTCAGTGTTTTCTGAGTTaaggtctgtgtgtttctgtagttTTTAGGTCGTTGTTTTCATGTAGTTTAGGTCGTGTTGGGAAAaaaacttgcttgaccatgctgcagtatttataactgttagttacatgcaatatttgctttgtggacttcacacaGAAGACATTGCTCACCGGTTTTGTGGATGAACAACTGtatgtgtggttgaatttgttcTTTGCCACCCAGTGACAACTGTTTTGTTGTCACAGCTCTATTGTATATCCCGGTGTGGTGTATGAACAAATGGGTTATAGCGTAAACAACACcattatcacaacataggttgcAAAATGGCTTTTTTTACCTGGCTTTGGCTTTCCTCAGTGATTTTTACCCACGCACGCTACTGATGGAGGTAAGCACAGGgtcaatcctagaggaaacctggttcagtcagctttacaccagacactgggagatgaattcacctttcagcaggtgaataacctaaacacaaggccgaatctacactggagttgcttaccaaaaagacagtgaatgttcctgagtggccgttTTGACTTaagtctgcttgaaaatctatggcaagacttgaaaatggttgtcttgcaatgatcaacaaccaatttgacagagcttgaagaattttgaaaagaataaagggaaatattgtacaatccaggtgtggaaagctcttagagatgtacccagaagactcacagctgtaatcactgacaaaggtgaatctaacatgtattgactcaggggtgtaagtACTTAGGTAAATTAGataattctatatttaattttcaataaatttgctaacatttataaaacgtttttactttgtcattatgggttattgtgtgtagatgtgcgagagaaaaaatatatcgtaccagtcaagggtttttctttaattttttactattttctacattgttgaataatagtgaagacatcaaaactatgaaataacacatatggaatcatgtacagtagtcaccaaaaaagtgttaaacaaaacaaacaaaaaagctgtcatcaaggcaaagggtggctactttaaagaatctacaatgtagaaaatagtcaaaataaagaaagacccttgaattagtaggtgtgtcaaaacttttgactggtactgtatatttatccattttgagttcagggtgtaacacaaacaaaatgtggaataggtcaaggggtataaatactttctgaaggcactgcattaaACCTGATTTTTGTATAACTTGAAAGATTCATCATTTCCCTGTGCTCACAATCCAACCCCCTAAGAACCCAAGAAATACATACCATGGACTTACATTTCCAAATAGTGGATTACTCCGTTCAAGTCTAAAATGCTGTTGGATATAATCAATAGTTAGGGAATGGAAGTGTAATGWCAGTAAGTAAAGACATTTCAACCTTAGGTGAAGTGTAACTGCAGCAACAGCCAACAGTGGTGCTGGGCTGTGTGCCCTGGGCAGTTAGGAGTTCACAGACGTTTGTTTAATGCTATAGTAATGATTTCCCTTCTGGCCCTGTCACAGGGGAAAGTAAAGGGGCATGGAATGACTCTAAATAATCAATTATATTAATGTAGTACCCACAGTGTTGGGAATGAAAAAGATTTGAAGAGCTTAATCACTCTGCAGTGTCACTCTGTGACATATATGCACCATACTCTGATCATTTCCTAGATTTTCCGAGAGTGAGCATCGAGTAAGACATTGACCAAATAGCTTAATTATGGTACTGAAAAGTGTTatgaattatattattttttattgtggtaAAAAGGTATGGGGTCCTAAAGTgtatgagaggtgtgtgtgtgtgtgtgtgtgtgtgtgcgcgtgcgtgttcTTTGACTTGAGCTTTGATCTGTCTGGGCACAGTCTCAGTTCACAATGCTTTTTCTCATATCAGCCAAATGAAATGACTGTGGTGAAACATTACATGAAGGACCCTCAAAGAACAGGATAACCTACTAAAAACAATATCTTGGTTGGTTAGTTAACCCGAGGGTCTTCACAGAGTCCACTCATGCTTTATTTGTTTAATTCTCCATAAAGAAGCCATACATAGCCCTTCTAGTGGTCAAGTCCACGCTCCTATTTCATTGACCCCATGACTATGTGACGTAAGGACCCTAATGTTTTTTTGGTCACCCATACCAAAAAAGTGCCAATGTAGCTCAGGGAGAGCATTGGCGCCACACTCGTCTCACAGTGTATCGAACGAACGACAGAACAGCTGTTATACTGTACGTAGAAAGGAAGACCGTAAGTTGTGCAAGKCACATCTAGARAATCAAGCATCCTTATTGGGAACTAAGCTACAAGATCAGTGTTTGCAATAGTATTTGTATTATTGGTTTGTTGTAGGCTTGTATACGACCGTTTCTCTGCCTCTATAGTGATATGTTGTTACCGRGGGCAGCTTATAGCCTGCAATAAAAAAGCTTCGACTTCTACCTCAACCTAACCGTCAGCCAACGGATAAAGGACACACTCAGAAGCTTACAGGTAATACGCATTTATATTATCTGCCACTTTCAATTGGTTCGCAATTTATGCAGGTGTATACCCCACCAATGAATCCAATATGAAATAATGTGGCTTCATTCACACCAATTGACTTTGTTCAATAGGAGATAGTTGCGTAAATATCGGATGATTCACAGCATCACGCCCCTGACATCTATAGTATACAGAATGGATTTAAAGGTAGTAAATGCACATTAAATGTGCATGCATATCTGGACAGATTGGAAACCGGTGAGGTACTAATAACATAATAAAACCATTCAAAGGCTGTTGCGCTCTAATCTGACGACCAYTCGAATAAACTAAATGTGTATGCCGCTATAATCAGAATAGTGGAAGGTTTTATTATATGTTGAATTGGACAACAATGTGAATTCGCTGCGAAATAACYATCGTGCCTCCTTTTTTTGAGATATCTGGCAATCTCTGAAGTGCATTTAATGGGAGGCTATAGCGCTGTAACAGGTGCTGGAAACTGAATAWACATGTTGAGGTGGGGATGTTAAGACTAAGCACAATCTATTTGATCATACTGCAAATGCACTTCTGGAAATAAGCAATTGCAATATAAAACATTGTATTCTCCTATCACATGCATCATTTGTCATCAAGTCATATTGAAAGGTATGAACCATAGAAACCTCATATGCTCATTAACAYCTGATAGGTCAGTGTGCTTAGTAAATATCTCTCAAACAATCCGTTCTGAaaaattgtgtgtctgtgttatagTTGTAATAGAGTTTAGTATAAGCCTTAAGAGAACACTGCCTTTCCCTTTAACAGCAGCTTAGCTTTAATTGGGGGATTTTGGTTGTCGACTACATGATGGCCCACTGGGCATAGACATCGATTCaaagtctattccacattggtgcGACGtctggaaacaacgttgattcaaccagtgtaagCCCAGTGTGGGAGTTGAACTGGTRTTGAGATTAGTCGTGTGAATGGGGTTTCATTGCTGATGTGATAGTTGACCTCTAGCACACAGTTGCTGAGTCAATGGCCCTGTACACGCTCAAATTGTACAACTGATACGACTGTGATACAGTTGACAGTTTTTCTGCACAAAAATAAATTCACAAGCATTGtggatatatatacatatatattttttgttgcagTCAAGCTCTCTGTTGTatcacaaaaatataaattgtatcaCAACCATTGGTGCAAATGTGTTGTTGTACATCAAYTGTGTTGTTGTACATGACTGTGTAAGGAGCCATAAAATAGGAAATGCTTCAGCCAGATATTCTCTTCCCAGCTATGGTCTGTTATAAACTGCTGGTGATATCCAACCTGGGAGTTAAGGGCAGACCCCACTACAATTTGTCATTTGCATAAGACTACATTtgatcatttagcagaccctcccTAACAAAGGAGGCTGAACAGCATAGCGTAGAGATGATAATCATGAATAAACGATTGTGGTCATTATTCGCTGATTTCCCCCAGAAGATTTTGGCATGAAGTGAGAACTCCACTCAAGAATAAGAGATTGACCCTTCATAGATGTGTTGGACCCACAAGTTGGACCCACAAGTTGGACCCACAAGAGCATTAGAGCAATCAGCCATGGAACAACCCTAGGCTCTCAacaaagaaggaaggaaggatgagaAAGATCAGGTCTCCAAAAGTGCTCATTTGAGCAGTCGTCCTTTAAATCTAAATCATTTGTATTGGCCAGCCCTTGCCAAACCAGTCCAATTAAAATAGTATACATTAGTCTATAAGCAACAACTATACAGTCTTCACTCAATGTAAAACTGGCATTTTATTAGACACCATCGGTcagaagttttagaacacctactcattcaagggtttttctttatttttactattttctacattgtagaatgatagtgaagacatcaaaactatgaaataacacatatggaatcatgtaaaaaaacaaacaagtgttaaacaaatcaaaatatgttttaaatttgaaattcttcaaataaccaccctttgccttgatgacagctttgaacactcttggcattctctcaaccagcttcacctggaatgcttttccaacagtcttgaaggagatcccacatatgctgagcacgtgttggctgcttttccttcactctgtggtccaactcatcccaaaccatcttaatgtggttgaggtcgggggattgtggaggccaggtcaactgatgcagcactccatccctctccttggtaaaatagcccttacgcagcctgaaggtgtgttgggtcattgtcctgttgaaaaacaaatgatagtcccgctaagcccaaactagatgggatggcatattgctgcagaaggctgtggtagccatgctggttaaagtgtgccttgaattctaaataaatcagagacagtgtcaccagcaaagcacccccagtctcctctggacagttgatgttgagatgtgtctgttacttgaactctgtgaagcatttatttgggctgtaatttctgaggctggtaactctaatgaatttatcctctgcagcagaggtaactctgggtctcccattcctgtggcggtcctcatgagaaccagtttcatcatagcgcttgatggtttttgcgactgctcttgaagaaacgttcaaagttcttgaaatgttcagtattgactgaccttcatgtgttaaagtaacgatggactgtRGTTTCCtttttgcttatttcagctgttcttgccataatatggacttggtcttttatcaaatagggctatcttctgtataccatccccactaccttgtcacaacacaactgactggctcaaacgcattaagaaggaaagaaattccacaaatgaacttttaagaaggcacacctgttaattgaaatgcattccaggtgactacctcatgaagctggttgagYgaatgccaagactgtgcaaagctttcatcaaggcaaagggtggctatttgaagaatctcaactataaaataaatgttgatttgtttaacacttttttggttactacatgattccatatgtgttatttcatagatttgatgtcgctattattctacaatgtagaaaatagtaaaaataaagaaaaacccttgaatgagtaggtgttctaaaacttttgaccggtagtctCGTTAAGTTTTGATGTAGCCTTCCTTGATGAATAAGACTATAATATAACATATGTCACAATTTCAGTGGCTCGTTAAATGTTATTGAACCTGGCAGTTTCACACTCTTAAATAGCATAGCCAGGTGAAATTTTGCCGAGCCCCCGATTAAATGTTGCTGAGACATTGCATTGTTCAGTCAGACATTGCATTGTTCAGTCAGATAGGCATTTTGAGATGTGAAGACAACCTCGACTGAACCTCGACTGAATTACAACTATGTCAACAGTAACAACTAGCCTAAACCTGCTCTCCTCAAAACACAAAACCTGTTCATTGATTCTAAACCAGTAGAGCAGTACACCTTTAAATGTCACTGGAAACATTGAAAGTCTTCTGTCAGCCAGACAGGGATCAATAAACCATTCATTCTGCGCTCATACAACCACTATTGTTGTACTGtgttatacagaaataactaATTACCACTGTTAGATAATCATTGGGATTATTTCCACATATGCAATATACTTCCACATGCACTAGCAGATAAAAGGCAATAAGAGAAAAACAATATGAGAAAAAGAAAGATGAACATAKAGCTGACTAGAGCCACTATGAACCAAGAAGATGATGGTTGATGGTTAGCCTGAGGACAATGCAGAGTCTAGTAGGAGGGAAAGAGGACAGCTAGCAGGCAACAGCAGTAGCAGTGGGACTGTCACAGCCAGGCACTAGCAGCTTTTAGGTTACGGCAAATAGAGCCAAATTATGTTCTTTCACTAATGAACCACTGGCTCTGTCTGCTGCGGCACTATCGGTATGCACCCTGTTCTGCCACCTCTCAGAGCCCAGTCTCAGCCTTGCTTCTTGGATTTTGCCTCTTGGCTCATACACAACAATTTAACAGAACAGAATCACCTCACAAATACCAAACGCCACTAGCATACCACACCACTCYTTTTCAATTCAAGTATGTTCTGTGAATAGATTGGAATAGTTTTCGGGCATTGCAAAATTATCATTGTTTTAAATGCAGATTTTGAAGTAACCACGTCCAAAGGCTGGATGTCTAGGGCTGTGGTGTTGAGCCTACACATGAAGTGACTTTCAATTTATGTttggaattgaatttgaattcacCACAGCCCTTATCTCACTATATACTTCCCTGAGGTGCCAGGACAGGCCCATCCATTTATTAGTGTGGTATATCCTAAGAAATGACATTTTTTATGTTGTTACTGATAACATATGTTTCTTGTTCCCTTTATATTACCATACAGCATTTTTTAAAAGACTGACTTGCTCAGGGAAAGCTTAAAGTATTTATACGGCTTCTATTCTTTCATGAGAATCCTAATTAGGAAACGGTAGTTGCAGCTACTCTGTTGAAAGCTAATTCAGTGCCAGTGGAGTTGACATTTTAATCAATACTGCATGGACTCTTTTTAAATGGGTCCCGCTACATGTCTACGGCTCATTGTTAGGTCAAAGTCAATACAGCGAAATCTCACCTTTTTACACAAAGATAGACACATCCATTCCACTGCAGTGTCGAAACAAAACACAGGAAGGCATTACATCTCAAAAAATAAATAGCATAATATGATAGTTCGGTGAATCAAATAGATTGATTAGTAATGAAACAAAACGTTTCTTCGTCTCTGTCACAAGACATTGCATACGGGGTGTCATCGACATGACCTCATCAACTCAATGCAGTAATTGACGTCCGTCCTACTTACCTAGGACCAACTCTGTGGCATTGTGGATAGAGTGTCCACCCTGATATTGGAAGGTTGGGAGWTAGATCCCTGGATGAGTCATACCAAGGACTATAAAAATGGGACCCGATGGCGGTAAGGACCTGTGATAGACTAACGTCCTGTCTAGGAGGTGTGCTTGAATACTGCAGAAACAGGAGATTGGCTCCTGTGTCTATGGGCTGTTCCATCTCGCACAAGCTGGAAGTACTCActcgccttgactttttccccaataccccataatgtcaaagtggaattatgtttgtgaAAATGTTAACAAATMAATTAAAAAAGGAAATGCTGAAATGTttaaagtcaataagtattcaacccctttgttatggcaaggctaaatacattcaggagtaagAAATTGCTTAATAAGTTgcgtggactcactctgtgtgcaataatattgatTAACATYATTTTTGAAGGACTACTTCCTCTCTTTACCCCACATATATAATTATCtgttaggtccctcagtcgagcagtgaattacaaacacagattcaactacaaagaccatggTGTTCCAATGACTTGcaaagggcacatattggtagatgggtacaaatgaaaaaaacagacattgaatatccatttgagcatggtgaagttattaattacacgttggatggtgtatcaatacacccagtcactaSAAAGATAcagacatccttcctaactcagtaagAAACCACTCAgaaatttcaccatgaggccaYTGGTgagtttaaaacagttgcagagttaaATMGCTGTGARaggagaaaactgaggatggatcaacaacattttagttgctccacaatactaacctaactgacagagtgaaaagaaggacgcctgtacaMAATAAAAAATATTcagaaacatgcatcctgtttgcgacAAGGRatgtggtggcatatttctgctttaccaaYWGYYGAGWMWRAKAKWRRWCACACKKSWSWSagttatacttaaactacatctttaataataagagctttgcaatagcctttttgactttcaatgatgcgctatctctaatgaaccattgaaaagtaccaacagaaaagtacaaagatcttttatagccaagatacaacCTACATGACGagccacagatcttaggaacagttcacaaaggtgaagatttgtatgaaagatatctataaaacatatcagacagttactgctgtgtcaacagttttcactGTAAAAACCAGTGTCMGGRcctcctactccaaactggaaccgtctctccctggtacggKatagaacagaaccattagctcatgttctctggaatgctctttaggttttatcacccaaagacatcgtaaatctcctctgtcagtgttatctcatagaggcccatcctcagtagaacacacacacacaatagttaacagaatattctattctgtcgaaaaaaacaaccattataatgcaatacaagcattataatataatcttgcaattttccacgacaggcattaaagtaatactgcaaaaaatgtggcaaagcaattcactttttgtcctgaatacaaagtgttatgtttggggKaaatccaatacaacacattaatgagtagcactccatattttcaagcttagtggtggctgcatcatgttatgagtatgcttgtaattgttacgtactggggagtatttcaggataaaaaataaatgtaatggtgctaagcacaggcaaaatcctagagaaaaacttggttcagtctgatttccaccagacactgggagatgatatcacctttcagcaggacaataacctaaaacaaaaggccaaatctacactggagttgcttaccgagaAGATAGTGAAtcttcctgagtggctgagttacagttttgacttcaatctatttgaaaatctatggcaagacctgtaaatggttgtctagcaatgatcaactacCAATTTATAGGGCttaaagaatttagaaaataataatgggcaaatgttgcacagtcCCTGTGTGGAAAGTTCTTAGAgtattacccagaaagactcacagctgtaatcgctgccaaaggtgcttctacaaagtattgactcaggagtgtgaatatttatgtaaataatatattcaataaattagcaaacatttctgaatagattatttcactttgtcattatgggatattaggTGTAGATTATTGAARTTttaaaatattgaatccattttgaattcaggctgtaacataacaaaataataagtaaaagggtatgaatactttgtgaaggcactgtacttaccTAGGGTGGTGGTGTCATGATAATGTCATAGAAAATGTAAAACYGCAAATAGTCATGACAGTTGGTGTCTGTTATGACAACCGAACARTGTCATGACTCAACCATTGTTTGATTACTGAACTTGGTAGATTATGATTACTGCATTTGGTAGATATGGCCATtgtttgacaaatataaataATGAATCCAAAGGCTTCATTTTTATTCCCTTTACATTAGTGGTCTCAAACTCCTGGCCAGCGGGGTACATCAGATCCGTAAGTCGCAGTTTGGTGGCCCTGCCTGGAGGTTGAGACCACTGCACAAAACAGGAGCCAAAGTTatagaatatactgtataaagACACACTTCATTTCATTGTTCTGTATAACACTGTTCACTGATCTAAGTTGGTCTGGTAATTTCTTCAAGCTACAGTAAATTCATTCTTCCTGAAGATAATCAATTTCTCCCTGTATACAGTTCTCAGATTTATTTGAACTGGTATCCATTGATTATTTTTCCTTTGTTCTGAGTTGGGAGTGAGAGTGTTAGattcaagtaattttttttagCCATTTTCTCCTCAGTCTATCTCTGCTGGATGTATTTGATGCAAGGAAGCGTTAATGTAAGAAAACCTATTGATTTCCTGACACAGGCCAAATCAATACAGTCCAAGGAAATagggtttttctttgtcatgTGAGGTGTTTCTTTGATAGGATCAGACAttgcaataaaaaaaatctgaattcttACCATTATTGGGGCTAACATGGAGACAATTAGTCATATCTGTTTATGCTGTATAGCCATCTCCTATGTTTGGCTATGACAACGACCGGAGGAGTTGGTTCTAGATGCATAAAGAGGTCGatggaactcgaccaaaacaatgtaAATGCCATGTATACGCATGGGGGAAAGATCCTGAATCTTCTTATTGCCCCCCTgcaaaattagcctacatttaagcttggttcgaatacccatactaacataccgTATACTACATATTTagtgagtatatactacatattaTATACTAGTAGTTCATTTTAATAAGCTTTgagtagttagttagatagcctgtagttaatatactggtaagtttgatgtataagtagccaactaacgttaggtagctagctaacataccggtatgtggttcgtaaggacagcgtagctaacaaattgtcagccaacagaatgtgtaaggtaacttatttgaaaagtcattactttattacattgatcaacattttcttaacatttgtcataatagGTTAAAGCAAttcatttgtatccgctctcgtacTTCGGCTGTATATTTTTCGCKattttcttcaaatctgaaaacgatgtgaagccacgcccatttcctgaagaattgcattatgggccctaaagtacaGAAATAGTGTCCTCTGCATGTATGCTTTATATATTGGAGAATTTAGTGCGACATCTGGGACCTTTTGGCAtattaactatatccatactatgaccaataagcatactatatacttaattcacgtcacaaatagtacggttagtatggttagtatgagtatttgaacacagctttAGTCTAttatttatatgtgtatttcacactatgttaaGGTAAACATCAGAGTATAATGCTGTATGGATGTCAACtccaatacatgttcatattcactttgttagatcagatttatTGAAATGTGCGTCATCTGGCATCCTTCTTCTATCCCCCacggtctgcgttccattgacctcttcacCGCATCTATCCAACTGATTTTGGACCAGGCTAGGAGACAATATCAATGTCTATACTAAATGTGACAATCCTGTCAAATAATTAATTCTGGTTTCATTCTCTTTTTCCAGATGGACTGGCTCACACCGGAGATGTGAAGTGTGTTATGTGAAGCCAAGGTGTCATCCCACCTTGCAGGTGGTGGGGAGAGATGCTGCACTCTGTTGCCATGACAGCGGAAGTCCTGTTTGTTATGTGGTTTCTCATGACCAGTACTCAGTGTAATCCCGTGGCAGACTTGTTGGTGAGCCGGGAACGCTTTGAGCGCGTCCTGACCCAGGCCAGAGAGGACAAGTATGACAAGCAGCAGGCCTCGGAGGGGGCGCTCAGTTACAGCACCCAACAACAGCTGAAGGAGATCAGCTTCATGGGCCTGGAGGCTAACAGAGGGGTCAGCAATAGAACGTCTGTCAACAAATCCAGGACGAACTCCAGRTCCCAGAAACGTGGTGGATCCAAGGGTGGGAAGGCATCATCACAGGAGTTGTGGGAAGAGCAAGAGGGGGGCCTGAGTCGGGTAGACGAGGGCCCCACAAGTGAAACAAACCTCTCTCTTGACGCTATCGACGAGTACGCATATCCAGATTACAGGGGGAAGGGCTGCATTGATGAGAGTGGCTTTGTGTTTGCCATCGGGGAGAAATTTACTCCGGGGCCCTCCACGTGCCCTTGCCTCTGCACGGACGAGGGACCCCTGTGTGCCAAGCCTGAATGTCCCAAAGTTCACCCTCGCTGCGTCCGGGTGGACACCAGCCAGTGCTGTCCAGAGTGCAAGGAGAAGAAGAACTACTGTGAGTTCAGGGGAAAAGTCTACACAACGCTACAAGAATTTAAGGTGAGTCTGGAAATMAGGTCTTTAAAGATTTACAGGGTCGTATTCTCTAGGAACCCAAAAAAAGCCAACAAGCCAAAAAAGGGAAGGGATTGCCTCAacgtgtccaataagaaacgtttGTGTTTGTTATCCATTGCGAAACGTTTGGCTACATGAATACAACCCATGTGATGTTGACACACCAATCCTTKGGCAGCATATTTCACGGTGCGGTTTCATTTCAGTGTCTTAAAAAGGGTTTCTTCGACAGGCTGTGCTTCACGAGATCAACCTCTGAATTMAAAAGAAGCTCCAGAACACTGGCGATCTACATGCGCCACAGATTGAATGTATCTTGTTACGAACGTTTCAGTCTCAGTAGACCTTCATCAGGGAAACTGTTGATAGCATGCCAGTTGTATGCTGGGTTCATCGTGAGCGCTATACCAGTGCAGCAAGCAAAAAAGCAGCCAAGCACATTTAAAAGTCTGCATTTATTTGATTCACACAAAGCTTGAATTTMACTTGGCTCTGCTGAATTGAATAGTACTGTTTAAGCTTAAGAGTGTTTTTTRCCCCCCTTGATATTCTTATCTTGATACACTCGCTAGTTTTTGTGGAGTTATCTATTTCAAGCCAAGCTCAGGAGACCTCAAAAGGTCTTATCTCTTGATTTACTATACCATCAGCTTTCTATTCTAtatttgatcaaaaatgtattatatgtgGCTGTATAATGCGTCCCTTTGTGCTAGCACTGGAGGGTCACACCAAGAGGTTAGGTCTAATATGGGGATTTATTTCTGCTAACGCAGAGTGATACAAGCAGCTCTGTATTGAGAGGCACAGCTTGTTACTCTCCTGGGAGAAGTctgcggggagagagagacagacagagatcagagaaagaaaagagaaagagagagagataccgacTTCCACTAGAGTAAATA from Salvelinus sp. IW2-2015 linkage group LG25, ASM291031v2, whole genome shotgun sequence encodes:
- the LOC111951657 gene encoding brorin, with translation MLHSVAMTAEVLFVMWFLMTSTQCNPVADLLVSRERFERVLTQAREDKYDKQQASEGALSYSTQQQLKEISFMGLEANRGVSNRTSVNKSRTNSRSQKRGGSKGGKASSQELWEEQEGGLSRVDEGPTSETNLSLDAIDEYAYPDYRGKGCIDESGFVFAIGEKFTPGPSTCPCLCTDEGPLCAKPECPKVHPRCVRVDTSQCCPECKEKKNYCEFRGKVYTTLQEFKVSPCEKCRCEGSGEVLCSVSACPQTECVDPEYEPDQCCPICKTGPNCYADTQVIPAGREVKIDECTICYCTYEVGTWQIEHQATCSKNDCQVS